Proteins from a single region of Primulina tabacum isolate GXHZ01 chromosome 5, ASM2559414v2, whole genome shotgun sequence:
- the LOC142544310 gene encoding uncharacterized protein LOC142544310: MARTESRLDNLETHKTNIGASLKILESQVGQITKQLASQPSGAVPKTANPNLRELNDVFIQHKEIDRRFLQLNAKFQKKKVLEDLKNLHTNIEFEDHVEGKFTEGTRTNLPHKLQDPGEFIVPCEIGGHLVEKAICDSGASVNIMPSSLYEKLGLSGIKPTKVSLQMTDKSIRTPLGIVEDFEIRIDKLKVLAEFVVLDMENSQNVHVILKRPLLATIGAIIDVKRGKLTMEVEGQMVAIKAAKESYDPP; the protein is encoded by the exons ATGGCTAGAACTGAGTCTAGACTTGACAACCTTGAGACACACAAGACGAATATTGGTGCTTCCTTGAAAATCCTTGAGTCGCAAGTGGGGCAGATAACGAAGCAACTCGCGTCTCAACCATCAGGTGCAGTACCAAAGACTGCGAACCCAAATCTGAGGGAATTGAATGATGTTTTTATTCAGCATAAGGAGATTGATAGG agatttttacaattaaatgccaaatttcaaaagaaaaaggtTCTTGAAGATCTCAAAAACCTACACACTAACATTGAGTTTGAAGATCATGTGGAAGGTAAATTTACCGAAGGAACGCGAACAAATCTTCCTCATAAGCTGCAAGATCCCGGTGAATTTATTGTACCATGTGAAATAGGGGGTCATTTAGTGGAAAAAGCTATCTGTGACTCAGGAGCAAGTGTGAATATAATGCCAAGTTCTCTTTACGAGaaacttggactgagcgggatcAAACCCACAAAAGTAAGCTTACAGATGACAGATAAATCGATCAGGACACCGTTGGGTATTGTGGAAGACTTTGAAATTCGGATCGATAAACTGAAGGTTCTAGCAGAGTTCGTTGTACTTGACATGGAGAACAGTCAGAACGTTCACGTCATTCTAAAACGACCATTATTGGCTACTATTGGAGCCATCATTGACGTGAAACGGGGAAAGTTGACCATGGAAGTTGAAGGTCAAATGGTGGCAATAAAGGCAGCCAAGGAATCATACGACCCACCATGA